GTCAACGCGGTCGCCGACACCGATGAATTCCGTGGTGGCGCCGCCGCGATCGCCGCGCTGCAGGAGCTGCACGCCGCTCCGGTGGATGATGATCTGCTGGCAGACCGGATCAGCGAGGTCCGGGCCTCCGGCGCGACCGTCGCGGTGCGCGTCAGCCCGCAGCGGGCCCGCGAAGTCGCCCCGAAGGTGATCAAGGCGGGTGCCGAGCTGCTGGTCATTCAGGGCACCATGATCTCTGCGGAGCACGTCGCCGAGGGCGGGGAGCCACTGAACCTCAAGGAGTTCATCGGATCCCTCGAGGTGCCCGTGGTCGCCGGCGGCGTGGCTGACTACACCACCGCCATGCACCTCATGCGCACCGGTGCCGCCGGCGTCATCGTCGGTGGCGGCGCCAACACCAACCACCTCGCACTGGGTATCGAGGTTCCCATGGCCACCGCGATCGCCGACGTGGCGGCCGCACGTCGCGAGTACCTCGATGAGACCGGCGGCCGGTACGTCCACATCATCGCCGACGGGGAGATCGAGAACTCCGGGGACATTGCCAAGGCCATCGCCTGCGGTGCCGACGCCGTGATGCTGGGCACCCCGCTCGCCCCCGCCGCCGAGGCCGCCGGCGGAGGAGCCTACTGGCCGGCCGTCGCCGCCCACCCACGTTTCCCGCGCGGCATGGTGGAGAACGTCGCCTCCCTGCTTCTCGACGACACCGCCACCCTCGAGACCATCCTCAACGGCCCTTCGACCGACCCGTTCGGCTACCAGAACCTCGTCGGCGGTCTGCGTCGCGCGATGGCGAAGTGCGGTTACACCGACCTGAAGAGCTTCCAGAAGGTTGGCCTGGCGGTCAACCGCTAGAGCGCGACCACGGCAACGCGGCACGGGAGAGGAATTCCGGTGCCGCGTTTTC
This sequence is a window from Corynebacterium comes. Protein-coding genes within it:
- a CDS encoding GuaB3 family IMP dehydrogenase-related protein, with amino-acid sequence MRDYIEIGVGREARRTYSLEDISIVPSRRTRSSKDVDTTWHIDAYTFDIPVMSHPTDALASPEFVIEMHRQGGLGVINAEGLWGRHADLDAAVARVVNAVADTDEFRGGAAAIAALQELHAAPVDDDLLADRISEVRASGATVAVRVSPQRAREVAPKVIKAGAELLVIQGTMISAEHVAEGGEPLNLKEFIGSLEVPVVAGGVADYTTAMHLMRTGAAGVIVGGGANTNHLALGIEVPMATAIADVAAARREYLDETGGRYVHIIADGEIENSGDIAKAIACGADAVMLGTPLAPAAEAAGGGAYWPAVAAHPRFPRGMVENVASLLLDDTATLETILNGPSTDPFGYQNLVGGLRRAMAKCGYTDLKSFQKVGLAVNR